Below is a genomic region from Triticum dicoccoides isolate Atlit2015 ecotype Zavitan chromosome 5A, WEW_v2.0, whole genome shotgun sequence.
ATTTTTTTATTCTTCATACTACCTTCTTTCTGGCTTATTAGGCATACGTGTATCCATAAATTAATGATTTTAGTAACAAGGTATGATTTATATATCACATGAATATATCATTAGAAATTTTAAATGGTATATTTTCTAGTCATATAAATTTTGGGATCTATTATATTGATTAAATTATCAATTAGGGATACGTGTGGGCCTAATACCCCCAAAAAGGAGGTAGTACCTCTCATCGACTCTATGGTTATTTTGAGCTTAATAAATGTGGATGTATGCATCGTCAAATGCAGGGGCCAATGAAAAACCCTTGTTTCCCGAAAAAATTATTGATTTGCACATCCCCGCCTCGCAACAACACCAAAATAATGTAGGTTTAATAAGATTTTTCCATATATTTGGCTCTTCTCTGCCATGGGTCTGCGCAGATGCCATTGACAAGAACCATACCTGATCATGGACAACCTTACACGTGCCCGACCCAAAAAAAAGACAACAGACTGGGTCGTAAAGTACGTAATAGCTTTTGTGCAACGTCAAAAGGTTCTTGATGTACTCCATCCTTTCTGGTTTACTGGGCTTATCTTGTAAATCACATTAAGGAAGGCCTATTTAAGTGCTAAAATATATTAATGCTACATGCATTGCCCTCTCACCCCTCATGCATTGGTTGATTCTACATTGAGAACATAAATTTGACAGAGTTTAATGTGGACATAGCTATATTTGCATGTTCCCAAGATAGTGAGCCTTGCAAATCGAAATTGAAATTGTTCGGGGCGGGCTCTTCTTTTGGCCCAGGCTCGAATTTCATTTTATAGCCCAAAAGAGAATTCAGGCCAAGCTCGGGCTTTTCtatttttgtggtttttgggtCGGGCTTGCACGTGCGTGGCTAAAAAGTAACGTTTGGTCTGGTCTTTTGGGCTTTGACTTGCTTTTGAGGCCATGCTCGTGCTACCTTGCAGTCCGTGGCCACATGTATCCTCCTTTCATAGAGATCATCTGAGAGATCTAGTGCTTCTCTGATTGCAATCGCCTCCAAAGTCTGTAGTTCTGCAATAAAATTGAGGACCATTACAGAAGCTCCCAAGAATGTCCCATCCGCACTACGGCATACTGCCCCAACAACACCACACTTAGCTCGTCTCAACACCGCAACATCAACATTAACCTTAACACATCCCGCTACCGGTGTTTGCCACTGGTTCGGTCTTGGGATGGCCGCAGGACTCACTTTTGGTAGTTTTGCATTGATTGCACTAACTTCAGCCAGATAGCTTGTGATGAAACCATTTATGGCATGCGGTGATTGATATATATTTTCATAGATCGCTTTTCTCCTCGCTACCCAAATCGCACACATGGTAACAATCAGCCGTACAAAGGACTCCTTATCAAGACGGTCATGAAGGGCAAAAAGCCACTCCCTCGATCCTTCCTCCTGTCTTTCCATCAGAAAATAGCTATTTTCGGGCTTCAGGTCAGGCTCGGGCTTGTAGTTTCAGGATCGAGCTTTTACAATTCCGGCCCGTCCTAATGTATGATCAAGTTTAACAAGAAGTCTTTCCTTCTCTTTTTTTAAATCAACCATATGGACGTGGTGTCTCTGAGCTTGAGCTCAAATGAGCTCACGGTGAACAGTAAAATCTGAGAAAATtgaaaagaaactcaaataattcTATTTTTTTGGGTGCAAACATTTACAAATATTCTGTGTGCTCACAAAATTTCATAATGAAATAACATTTGTGGAAGTCGTGAAAGAAAAAATTGACGCTCCAAAAGTGTTATTTTCAAAAGCATTTTTGAGTGCTGATTTTTTTTGCCAGGACTTTCACGAATATCATTTCATATGAAATTTTGCAAGCACTGGAAACATTTGTCAAAGTTCGTCTCAACTTTTTCAGAATTGTTTGAATTTATTTTTTCACTTTTTGGGTTTTTATGTTCATCAGGAGCTCAAGATGACTTTCATGCTCATGGATTGCCTTTCTTCGAACCCTTTCCTTCTCTCGAGGAGTGTTTTTTTTGAGTAACTCCTTCTCTTGAGGAGTAGGGGTTGAAGATACAGCTCCTTTTTTTTTTGAACTTACAGCTCCATTTTTTAGTGTATGTAGAGCTACTTTTCACGGCAACTCCTATCCTGCGGCATGGGCTGACCCACTCAGGCTCCCTGTGGTTTGGTTTGGTTCTTTTTGTTTTGGAAAGGTTTTGTCTGTGTTTTTCTCTATGCTTTTCTTTATTGGATTTATcggttttcttttagttttttacttttccctttttcttgtttATATTTTATCGGATGTCCCCGAAGGGACAACTTATTTATATTTGATTACATGTTTCTAttctattttttcattttttaatAAATTCATAAAACATCCTTTTAAATTCTTGAAACATTTTTAAAAAActtgaatatttttaaaaatttcgtgaacattttttaatttcgtGATTATTTTGTAAAATTTACAAAGATTTTTTTCTAAATTCATGAATATATTTTAAATTTGTGGGTATTTATTAAATTCACGAATAAAAACTTTTAAAGTTCATGTACTGCTTCTTTTGAGCTGCTTACATTTATTTAAAAAATTACGAAGTAAAGACATTTTCCGATTTTTTTTTAATCTGTTTAAAACCTGGGTCGAGTGATTCGCCTCTGTAGCTATAGCCTATAGAGTAAACGCGCACCCGGGAGAGGCAGAGTGGGCACCTTGTTTCAGATCGAGTGAATGCGGCCGCCTCCCTCTTCTCCGCGTACAAGGACGACTTTGTGGGCAGCGAAATCAACGCAGCAGCAGTGCGCAAGTCTGCGCCGCGGCTTCGCTCCCAGCAAGGTCGCAGCGCGTGCCCGCGCAAGGAGGAGGAAGCTGCAGTGTGCGGCTTTGGCTCGCGTGCCGTGTGTTTAGCTTTGAGTTGCGCAGCATTCTTCCGCCCCCATATTCCATGATTCGGTGCGCCCTGGTCCATGGAGACGCATCGCATCTCGGAGACCTCACCAGCAAATTAGCCGCGTAGCGGCGGCTTAGAGGTTGCCGAAGACAGCGGATCGACGGACGTGAGTTCTCTCCTCTCTGTCTGTTTTCTTGCTATATCTAACATCTTTCCTTAGCCTGAATATGTATTATTGTTGTGCACTGATGTTATTGATAGCACATCTGAATGGCTCTGCTCATGTGAACAATTGTCTTAACAGTTATTAATAGTGACCAGTTGGACATCGACCTTTATTATTTGAGCTTTGTTTCTCCTATCCGTAATCTGAATTTTGGTAACTTCCGTTACTGAATTCTGTTAGGTTCAGATTGTAGCCTGAAAGGTGTTCACAACTTCAGACAGCTGCAAATTTGATCTTGAACCATTAGGAAACAGAGACCCCTCCTCCCGACCCCGTGCGGCGGCCGCCGGGCCGCACCGGGCGGCCACATCCCAACCTCCCCTCAACTCCCCGTGCATCCCCctcccttcgccgccgccggcaaCGTCGCTGGGCGAAGGCCCCGTGGCACGGCGGCGGCAGACCTCCTCTGGCGTCCCGAGATctgaggcggcggcggcctgattTGGATCTCCCTCCCGACGAGGATGGCGGGCAGCGGCGGCCGGGGTGCGGCGGGGGGTTTGGCTGCAGCCGGCGGGAGTAGTACGagatggcggcagcggcggccggggcGCGTCCCGGGCTCGATCTAGGACCTTCGGGTCTAGGCGGGCGGCTGCCGTTACGTCCTCAAACTGCTGCATCTCATCGGATTCGGCGACGGCTCGCTGAAGCACTCCGGGTCTGCATCGCATCACGAGGACTATGGTGGTGGTGGTCATCTCCTACGTCGGAGGTGGTCGACTTGAGACTGgatgatcggatctcgagatctgtaatctagtcccggctgcgagtcggggagacatagttgccggtgaaaaccgagccgatggtGGACGATAGCGGCGTTCtgcgccgttaccttgatgaaggcatcgttttgtaactactgtcgacccactcgtgctgcttcgGGGGAAACCCCAGGATCTGgttttccagatcggacgatggcggcactgcggtgtcgtttctctcctGGGAGCattgtttgtggagcagcgctggaagtcagaggcaggaggtggagcggtttcgtcttgcatggagcttcggcggagatgtcaagtcatgcttgaccgacaggtgctacgttttgtcatgcctggtcggcaggtgctacgcacgacagatcttccaaggacttcaagctgtgtcggctggtggtacttggcagcatggcgctgaggtgtatcagtggcgaccgcgacgtgctcagctgtttgcgcgcagggaggaggtgccgttgggcgctgtggtggcgtcgacgatagctagaccgagcaaggttgatgcatcagtacagttctgaagatggagcggtggcggcctctgagagcacgccggaccagtgtgtgccccagacccgacaagtggctaggttggggtctcaggtcttagatgttaggcttggctgcgatatctgtttggtattaggcccaggctatctacgccccttcatcaactggataggtgtagcgacagtttgttgcttagatggcggctttagtcttactgttgtatgactttgtaaggtcttgtgagaataattaataaagtggccgtatgcatcgcccagatgcagaggccgggggtcatcctccttttctaaaaaaaagaaagCCAACATTCATGTGATCTCATCTGTTAAGTTAAAAATCATCTTGGAAGAAAAACGAAGATAAATTATATGACTTTTATCTTCGAGCACTATAATCCCATGTCAAAGATGATCTGCCATTGACCTTCCATTATCACAGGAAGCAAGTTCCCAAGAACCACTTGCTGCTATTAGGCATGGCAGAAGGCATTGTTGCCTCACTGATGGTCAAGCTGGGAGTGGCCTTAGCAACTCAGGCGGCAACATTTGGTGGATCATGCATCGCTCATGAAGTGACTGCTTTGAGAAGGCTCTTCAGTGAGATGGAGGAGATCAAGGATGAGTTGGAGTGCATGCAGACCTTCCTGCAGGTTTCTGAGAGGCTCAGAGACCACGACGAAACAATGGCAACATTTGTTAGGAAGGTACGGACGCTTTCCTTTGGCATCGAGGATGTTGTTGATGAGTTCAGCTGCAAGTTCTGCGACGATCATGGTGGAGCCGCTTCCAGGGCAATACGGAAGCTCAGGCGCATCAGGACATGGCACCGCCTTGCCTTTCGGCTTGTGCGAATCAAAGCCAGCCTAAAAATTGCCGTAGAAAGAGTTAAGATGTTCAACACAGAAGGAATTAGCAAGGTACAACAACCTCAAGCACAAGATAAAAAATTGGGACCATCAGAATCTGCTGGCCTTGTAACAGCTGATTGTCCGGTTGGGATTGAGCATAACAGGGACTTGCTGATTGGATGGCTAACAGATGAGATCCAGCAGAACATGGTGATCTCTGTGTGGGGCATGGGTGGAGTCGGAAAGACTACTCTTGTAACTCATGTTTACAACATTATCAAGCCAAGATTTGAGAGACATGCATTCATTACAGTTTCACAACACTGTAGGTCCGTTGATTTGCTAAGACAGATACTGAAAAAGTTCTGCAAGAAGGATCACAATGTAACACTATCTGAAGGCATCGATTCCATGGATCGTGAAAGCCTAGTCGAGATTATGCAAAGTTATCTTCATAGTAGAAGATATGTCCTCGTCTTGGATGATCTATGGGATGCTAATGTTTGGTTCGAAATCCGTGATGCGTTTGCTGGTGGAGATGGTTCCAGTAAGATAGTTCTTACTTCAAGGATCCATGACGTCGCATCACTAGCAAAAGACAAGTACATAATTGATCTGAGACCATTAGAAAGCCAGCATTCATGGGATTTGTTCTGCAAAGAAGCATTTTGGAAAATGGAAGATAAAAGTTGTCCTCGAGAACTGGAAGCATCGGGTCAGAAAATTGTAGAGAGTTGTGACGGCTTGCCAATAGCTATTGTGTGCATAGGACGCCTCTTGTCCTTCAGAAGTCAGACTAGTTATGAATGGGAGAAAGTGCAGAAAGATATTGAGTTGCAGCTAACGAGCAATTCGATCCTTGATATGAACCTCATTTTGAAGGTTAGCTTGGAGGATCTGTCACACAATTTAAAGAACTGTTTCCTGTTTTGTAGTTTGTTTCCAGAGGTCTACAGGATCAGAAGGAAGAAGCTGATCAGATTCTGGGTATCAGAGGGATTCATTAAAAGAactgaaacaagaacagaggaagaGATTGCCGAGGATTACCTGAATGAGCTAGTTAACCGGTGCCTGCTACAAGTTACTAAGAGAAACGAATTTGGACGAGTTCGTGAATGTCGAATGCATGACGTGGTCCGTGTTCTTGCTCTATCAAAATCGAAAGAGGAGATGTTTTCTGCTGTTTATGACTGCTCAAAAACAACCTCTTTACTAGGCAAAGCACGAAGGATGTCAATTCAGAGTGCTGATTCTACGCTTTCAAGTCATGAGATGACACATGTGCGATCGTTACTTGTATTTGACAAATGTGTCCCTATAGATGCTCTAAGTGCTTCACTCACATCACTCAAGTTGTTGTCAGTTTTGGACCTACATGGCATTCCAATAAAAAGTATACCTGTTCAAGTGTTCAGCCTGTTTAATCTGCGATTTTTGGGTTTGCGAGGAACTGAAATTGATGTGCTTCctaaagaaataaaaaaattacAGAACTTAGAAGTACTGGATGCTTACAACACAAAAATTACATCACTGCCAGAAGAAATGACAAGGCTCCGGAAGTTGAGGCATCTCTTTGCATCTGGAATCCGAGATGATACTGACAGCAATGTCGTGGTATCCACTGGTGTAGCTGCTCCTCGAGGCAAATGGCATTCCACTAGTCTGCAGACCCTTCAAAATTTTAAAGCAAATGACGAGATGTTGCAGAGCATTGCATGTTTGTCCGAGTTGAGGACGCTTGGCATTACAGATATAAGATCAGGCCAGTCTGCAAGCTTGTGCAGTGCCATCTCCAAGCTGTCTAAACTTCAACATCTTTTGGTGTCCCCGAAAGGTGATGAAGCGCTTCAGCTTTCGTCTGTTCAGCTGCCCCAAACAATTCAGAAGCTCGAGGTTGGGGGTCTGCTGGGGCAGGCGACAGCACATAACCTCTTCACTTCCATCCGATACCTTGAGAACATCACTCATCTCCATCTATGGTTCTCAATGATAAATCAAGATCTCTTCCGCTACCTCCAATCAGATTGTTTGTTGTCGCTCTGTATTCTGCAGGCGTTTCAAGGTGAGGATAGGTCGTTCTCTGCAGGATCATTTCCCAAACTTCAGTCGCTTGTGGTACATGGTGCATCACAACTCAGCCGGATTGAGATAGAAGAAGGCTCTATGGTGAACCT
It encodes:
- the LOC119301404 gene encoding disease resistance protein RPM1-like produces the protein MAEGIVASLMVKLGVALATQAATFGGSCIAHEVTALRRLFSEMEEIKDELECMQTFLQVSERLRDHDETMATFVRKVRTLSFGIEDVVDEFSCKFCDDHGGAASRAIRKLRRIRTWHRLAFRLVRIKASLKIAVERVKMFNTEGISKVQQPQAQDKKLGPSESAGLVTADCPVGIEHNRDLLIGWLTDEIQQNMVISVWGMGGVGKTTLVTHVYNIIKPRFERHAFITVSQHCRSVDLLRQILKKFCKKDHNVTLSEGIDSMDRESLVEIMQSYLHSRRYVLVLDDLWDANVWFEIRDAFAGGDGSSKIVLTSRIHDVASLAKDKYIIDLRPLESQHSWDLFCKEAFWKMEDKSCPRELEASGQKIVESCDGLPIAIVCIGRLLSFRSQTSYEWEKVQKDIELQLTSNSILDMNLILKVSLEDLSHNLKNCFLFCSLFPEVYRIRRKKLIRFWVSEGFIKRTETRTEEEIAEDYLNELVNRCLLQVTKRNEFGRVRECRMHDVVRVLALSKSKEEMFSAVYDCSKTTSLLGKARRMSIQSADSTLSSHEMTHVRSLLVFDKCVPIDALSASLTSLKLLSVLDLHGIPIKSIPVQVFSLFNLRFLGLRGTEIDVLPKEIKKLQNLEVLDAYNTKITSLPEEMTRLRKLRHLFASGIRDDTDSNVVVSTGVAAPRGKWHSTSLQTLQNFKANDEMLQSIACLSELRTLGITDIRSGQSASLCSAISKLSKLQHLLVSPKGDEALQLSSVQLPQTIQKLEVGGLLGQATAHNLFTSIRYLENITHLHLWFSMINQDLFRYLQSDCLLSLCILQAFQGEDRSFSAGSFPKLQSLVVHGASQLSRIEIEEGSMVNLVRLTVTGCPTLKELPQGVEFLHKLETLQLEITVDDFLEKIQSEE